A genomic window from Corticium candelabrum chromosome 8, ooCorCand1.1, whole genome shotgun sequence includes:
- the LOC134183286 gene encoding uncharacterized protein LOC134183286, translated as MSFARCEAEILFTDAPTARDAARHRSTKGKGAGAWLNAIPTSEVLALNSYEYRLASLLRLGLPIPLSDWMTTCNCGASLDSSGYHLLTCKTGGGPVWSHESLASVWSDCLRELHIHHRREPRHRYANSNDRPDIVAFDSDSGCNVDLDIALAHPWSSDIFPRSSETDGAAAERREERKKSKYEKECLPGGTAVSLIPLVMEHFGRWGVMGRNFLQKLAKKSCDEIGRPNAAEFLDFWRKRFSLQLQKCNAKVILRKMASLSSDTSSAKYSTQFFSH; from the coding sequence ATGTCATTTGCTCGCTGTGAGGCAGAAATCTTGTTCACAGATGCACCCACAGcccgagatgcagcacgacATCGATCTACAaaaggaaaaggagctggtgcatggctgaaCGCAATCCCGACTTCAGAAGTGCTCGCACTAAATTCTTACGAGTATCGTTTAGCGTCCTTGCTGAGGTTGGGCTTGCCCATTCCACTTTCTGACTGgatgacaacatgcaactgtgGTGCCTCCCTGGACAGCagtgggtaccatctgctaaCATGCAAAACCGGTGGAGGGCCAGTTTGGTCGCACGAATCGCTTGCATCAGTCTGGTCTGATTGCCTGCGGGAGCTGCACATCCATCATCGAAGGGAACCGAGGCATCGGTATGCCAATTCCAATGACCGGCCAGACATTGTAGCCTTCGACTCAGACTCTGGGTGCAATGTGGATCTGGACATAGCtctagcacacccatggagctcgGACATCTTCCCTAGATCTTCGGAAACAGATGGCGCCGCTgctgagagaagagaggagagaaaaaagtcaaaatacGAGAAGGAATGTCTACCAGGTGGAACTGCTGTCAGTCTCATTCCTCTGgttatggagcattttggacgcTGGGGTGTCATGGGAAGAAACTTCCTGcagaaactagcaaagaaatcatgtgacgaaattggtagaccaaacgctgcagagttccttgacttttggcgaaaaagattctcccttcagctgcaaaaatgcaatgccaaagtcatactgaggaagatggcaagcttgtcaagtgacacaagtagcgctaagtactcaacccagttctttagccactag